DNA from Salinibacterium sp. dk2585:
CGAGGTGAGCGTGAGGATGTCGGCGTGCGGGATGTCGGCCTCGCCCGTGGCATCCGTCGCTCCCCGTCGCAGGAGCGGCAGGAGCGCCTCGGTGACCCGCTTGACCGCGAGCACGTTGACGTCAAACATGCGCGCCCAGTCATCGGCCGAGCTCTCCTCGACCGTCGCAACACCGAAGGCCCCGCCCGCGTTGTTGATGAGCGCGTGCAGCGGGCCGTCGGCCTCGAGCCATTCGCGCAGGGCATCGACCTCGGACTGCACCGTGAGGTCGGCGACGAAGATCCGCGCGCCCGTCTCCGCGGCGAGCGCCTCGAGCCGCTCGGCGCGACGAGCGACGCCCACGACATCCCAGCCGCGAGCGACCAGGGCGCGTACCGTCGCCGCGCCTATACCCGAACTTGCTCCCGTGACAACCGCTCGTCTCGCATTCACAGGTCCACGGTATCGCCCCGTTCATATGCTGTGGACTATGGAGGGATCTGCGTCGCCGTCACGCCAGCGAGTACGCGTGCGCGTGCCGCTGTGGGACAACGCGCGCTTCATCGCCGTGACGCTCGTGGTCGTGGGGCACGCGATCCAGAGGCTGGCGCTTGAGGACGACGTCGCGCTGACGGTCTACCTCTTCATCTACGCCTTCCACATGCCGGCATTCGCGATCATCAGCGGCTATTTCTCCAAGCCGGGGCCGCCGAATGCGCGGCAGATGCAGAAGGTCATCACCGACATCCTTCTGCCGTACCTGATCATGGAGACGATCTGGACGGTCGTGAAGGGCCTCGCGAACTGGCCAGACGGCTTCGACCCCAATCCCTCGCAGCCGTCGTGGACGCTGTGGTTCCTGCTCGCCCTCGGTTTCTTCCGGCTGATCCTCCCCTACCTCGCGCTCCTGCGCTGGCCCCTCGCGTGGGCGCTCCTGCTCTCGATCGGCGTCGGCTATCTCACGAACGTCGACAGCACCTTCTCGCTCTCGCGCGCGATCGGCATCCTGCCCTTCTTCGTACTGGGCTGGAAGCTGCACGAGTGGAACATCATCGAGCGCTGGCGCGTCGCCGGTTCGGCACTGTGGTGGTTCCGCTGCGGCGCGATCGTGACCTTCGCGATCTCGGCGAGCGTGCTGTGGGCCAACATCGACGGCTGGCGCGAGATGAACCTCAAGAACTGGTTCTTCTACGACGATGCCTACGCGCAGCTCGGCGGCACCTTCTGGTGGGCCGGCCTCGTGCGCCTCGCGATCATCATCGTTGCCGTCATCCTCTCGGCGGCCTTCTTCGTGCTGGTGCCCCGCTCCAACACGTGGTTCACCTCGTTCGGGCAGGCGACCATGTATATCTACCTGCTCCACAGCTTTGTGCTCTACCCGATCCGCCAGACCACCTTCCTCCGCGAGCATGCGAGCGTGCCGTGGCTCCTCGCCATGATCGTCGTGGGCGTGCTCATCAGCATCGCCCTCGCCTCCCGCCCCGTCCGCCGCATCTTCCGCCCGCTGATCGAGCCGAAGCCCCGTTGGCTCTTCGCGAAGGGCGAGGAACGCCCGCCCGGGCCGTCCAAGGTCGACCCGACGGGTTCGCTGCGGGTCATCCCCCGTGAGAATCGGCACCCTCCGACCCCGAAGCGGTGACGAGCGGATGCCGCGGCGCGTTACCGAGTGTGTCGCCCCCTTTGACCCCATCCCCCGCAGTTCCTATGCTCGACCCCGGGGCGCCGA
Protein-coding regions in this window:
- a CDS encoding SDR family oxidoreductase, with product MNARRAVVTGASSGIGAATVRALVARGWDVVGVARRAERLEALAAETGARIFVADLTVQSEVDALREWLEADGPLHALINNAGGAFGVATVEESSADDWARMFDVNVLAVKRVTEALLPLLRRGATDATGEADIPHADILTLTSTAGLVAYEGGGGYNAAKFGAHALVGALRLELAGEPIRVLEVAPGMVRTEEFTLKRLGGDREAADRLYEGVEHPLTAEDVARVITDMLSLPGHVNIDLAVVRPVAQAAQHKLVRGPLEPKA
- a CDS encoding acyltransferase family protein → MEGSASPSRQRVRVRVPLWDNARFIAVTLVVVGHAIQRLALEDDVALTVYLFIYAFHMPAFAIISGYFSKPGPPNARQMQKVITDILLPYLIMETIWTVVKGLANWPDGFDPNPSQPSWTLWFLLALGFFRLILPYLALLRWPLAWALLLSIGVGYLTNVDSTFSLSRAIGILPFFVLGWKLHEWNIIERWRVAGSALWWFRCGAIVTFAISASVLWANIDGWREMNLKNWFFYDDAYAQLGGTFWWAGLVRLAIIIVAVILSAAFFVLVPRSNTWFTSFGQATMYIYLLHSFVLYPIRQTTFLREHASVPWLLAMIVVGVLISIALASRPVRRIFRPLIEPKPRWLFAKGEERPPGPSKVDPTGSLRVIPRENRHPPTPKR